One Vibrio quintilis DNA segment encodes these proteins:
- a CDS encoding acyltransferase family protein, with product MTYLLSDHTRHRDNNFNLIRLIAASLVLFSHSFALTGHTEPLSTTLKMTLGSIAVDIFFITSGFLITGSYQQRNNLRHFSAARFLRIYPALLVAISFCILAGAILTPLRLPDYFSNGQTHEFIFRNLTLFSGAGFLLPGVFTELPFPFVVNASLWTLPYEVWMYVLLALLMLITSFISKCLPSASVKRVFAVIGVLAVLIHIIDHFLPTAPAGPASSSAPPVVENFIRMFSMFFAGAALYLWRDKIYLSAIRLISGLMLLVVCAFWQADVFFVLYCLVLPILLLLLAYVPQGNIRRFNQSGDYSYGIYIYAFPVQQLIVTAIPGVSVPVMIGLSFVITLLLAMLSWHLIEKKALRMKERCISNQAVQNA from the coding sequence ATGACTTATTTACTTTCAGACCATACCCGCCACCGGGATAACAATTTCAATCTCATCCGCCTGATTGCAGCCTCTCTGGTATTGTTCAGCCACAGTTTTGCCCTGACAGGCCATACAGAGCCGTTAAGTACCACTCTGAAGATGACCTTGGGCTCTATTGCGGTAGACATTTTTTTTATTACCAGTGGTTTCTTAATCACCGGCAGTTATCAGCAGCGGAATAATTTACGCCACTTTTCAGCTGCCCGGTTTTTAAGGATTTATCCGGCTTTGCTGGTTGCCATCAGTTTCTGTATCCTCGCCGGAGCCATTCTCACACCCCTCAGGTTACCGGATTACTTTTCAAACGGACAAACACACGAATTCATCTTCAGGAATCTGACACTGTTCTCCGGTGCGGGATTCCTGCTTCCGGGCGTATTTACTGAGCTGCCGTTTCCATTTGTTGTCAACGCATCACTCTGGACACTCCCTTATGAAGTCTGGATGTATGTCCTTCTGGCACTGTTAATGCTCATCACATCTTTTATCAGCAAATGTCTGCCCTCTGCATCGGTGAAGCGGGTCTTTGCCGTCATCGGCGTGCTGGCCGTGCTGATTCATATCATTGATCACTTTCTCCCGACGGCACCAGCCGGACCGGCATCCTCTTCCGCACCACCGGTAGTTGAGAATTTTATCCGGATGTTTTCAATGTTTTTTGCCGGCGCGGCACTGTACCTCTGGCGGGATAAAATTTATCTGTCAGCCATCAGGCTGATTTCAGGATTGATGCTGCTGGTCGTTTGCGCTTTCTGGCAGGCGGATGTCTTCTTTGTACTCTACTGTCTGGTTTTGCCCATTTTGCTGCTTCTGCTGGCATATGTACCACAAGGCAACATTCGCCGTTTTAATCAGTCCGGCGATTACTCCTACGGGATTTATATTTACGCTTTCCCGGTGCAGCAGTTGATCGTCACCGCCATTCCTGGTGTCTCTGTGCCGGTGATGATTGGTCTGTCTTTCGTGATTACACTGCTACTTGCGATGCTTTCCTGGCATTTGATCGAGAAAAAAGCGCTGCGGATGAAAGAGCGCTGCATATCAAATCAAGCCGTACAGAACGCCTGA
- a CDS encoding aminoacyl-tRNA deacylase gives MTIATRLDHYLSNNHIDFETVTHNHSHSSLHSAMAANILPVSLAKGVILEDHEGRHLMAVLPANANINMPTLNRALLASFHLVREHDIYKMFEDCENGAVPPVGHIYHLPVVYDKSLAELEFVYLEAGDHETLIKLDREAFIKLMGHHSRCLGFSRQVFH, from the coding sequence ATGACCATAGCAACCCGACTTGATCATTACCTGTCAAATAATCATATTGATTTTGAGACAGTGACACACAACCATAGCCATAGTTCCCTTCACAGTGCGATGGCTGCCAATATTTTGCCGGTGAGTCTTGCGAAAGGAGTTATTCTGGAAGACCACGAAGGAAGGCACCTGATGGCAGTACTTCCCGCCAATGCAAATATTAATATGCCGACACTCAACCGGGCATTGCTCGCCAGTTTTCATCTGGTCAGAGAACATGACATATATAAAATGTTTGAAGACTGTGAAAATGGTGCGGTGCCGCCTGTTGGCCATATCTATCATCTGCCTGTTGTTTATGATAAATCGCTGGCAGAACTGGAGTTTGTTTATCTTGAAGCTGGTGACCATGAAACATTAATTAAGCTGGACAGAGAAGCGTTCATCAAACTGATGGGGCATCACAGCCGGTGTTTGGGATTCAGCAGGCAGGTTTTTCATTAG
- a CDS encoding riboflavin synthase subunit alpha, producing the protein MFTGIIQSVASLAEVSDLRGIRTFVIEFEPGFCEGLEIGASVAVDGVCLTVTEILSPTRVKFDVMLQSLRITTLSDYPQGAQVNVERAAKDGAEIGGHPLSGHVDFKTPLLDVMQQEDNYCIRFGISDEWKRYVFPKGYIALNGASLTVSAVDKQAGWFEVWLIPETRRMTTFEAKQAGDLINVEIERGTQVVVDTVRDTLHESLGDLLPAIEQLLAEKGVDLGDLGQNIRLNEKDPKSSS; encoded by the coding sequence ATGTTTACCGGTATTATTCAGTCGGTTGCTTCTTTAGCCGAAGTCAGTGATTTACGCGGCATCAGAACCTTTGTGATTGAGTTTGAACCTGGTTTTTGTGAAGGGCTGGAGATTGGTGCCAGTGTTGCTGTTGATGGTGTTTGTCTGACAGTTACGGAAATCCTTTCCCCGACACGGGTCAAATTTGATGTGATGTTGCAGAGCCTGCGGATTACAACCCTGAGTGATTATCCGCAGGGCGCACAGGTGAATGTTGAACGTGCCGCAAAAGATGGCGCAGAGATTGGCGGCCATCCGTTATCGGGCCATGTTGATTTTAAGACCCCGCTGCTTGATGTGATGCAGCAGGAGGATAATTACTGCATCCGCTTTGGCATCTCTGACGAATGGAAGCGGTATGTGTTTCCTAAAGGCTATATTGCACTGAATGGTGCCAGCCTGACCGTTTCTGCGGTAGATAAGCAGGCGGGCTGGTTTGAGGTCTGGCTGATACCGGAAACCCGCCGGATGACAACGTTTGAAGCTAAACAGGCTGGTGATTTGATCAATGTGGAAATTGAGCGGGGAACGCAGGTTGTGGTCGATACGGTACGCGACACGCTGCATGAAAGCCTGGGTGATTTACTGCCGGCGATAGAGCAGTTACTGGCAGAAAAAGGCGTTGACCTGGGGGATTTGGGGCAGAATATCCGCCTGAATGAAAAAGATCCAAAATCTTCTTCCTGA
- a CDS encoding GNAT family N-acetyltransferase — MIDFELTESSLLMNDNLALVPVRQSDAPSIQTLANDPLIASTSLSIQYPLPDDWAEGWIQRLDQDRQSGRGITFTIRRRHDNQIMGVVSLLDINYRFENAELAYWLGSPFRGCGHATAAARLVVRYGFNRLSLHRIYAFYLSHNLNSEKVLQRVGMRYEGELRQHIKKEGVYMNSKVYGMLAEEFG, encoded by the coding sequence ATGATTGATTTTGAACTGACAGAGTCATCGCTGCTGATGAATGACAACCTGGCGCTGGTGCCAGTCCGTCAGAGCGATGCACCATCGATTCAGACATTAGCCAATGATCCTTTGATTGCATCCACCAGCCTGAGTATTCAATACCCGTTACCTGATGACTGGGCCGAAGGCTGGATTCAGCGTCTTGATCAGGATCGTCAGTCAGGGCGGGGAATTACCTTTACCATCCGGCGACGCCACGACAACCAGATCATGGGCGTTGTGTCGTTACTGGATATTAATTACCGGTTTGAAAATGCAGAGCTGGCTTACTGGCTTGGCTCGCCTTTCAGAGGGTGTGGCCATGCGACTGCCGCAGCAAGGCTGGTGGTGAGGTATGGTTTTAACCGGCTTTCCCTGCATCGTATTTATGCCTTTTATCTCAGCCACAACCTGAATTCAGAGAAGGTGCTACAACGGGTTGGTATGCGTTATGAAGGAGAATTGCGTCAGCATATTAAGAAAGAAGGCGTTTATATGAACTCAAAAGTTTATGGGATGCTTGCCGAAGAATTCGGTTAA
- a CDS encoding MarR family winged helix-turn-helix transcriptional regulator, protein MEKHEELLVALRQIIRIFDLYSRQLTKEYGLTSPQLILMHSIRHSENQTIRELAHQTNMSQATATSILDRLESREFVVRVRDQKDKRKVHAMLTDRGRAVLTEAPQLIPQDFINNFQSLEQWEQNLILSSLKRVAAMTQPAPKD, encoded by the coding sequence TTGGAAAAACACGAAGAACTTCTGGTCGCACTCAGGCAGATTATCCGTATCTTTGATCTATACTCCAGACAACTGACTAAAGAGTATGGCCTGACCAGTCCTCAGTTAATTCTGATGCATTCGATTCGTCATTCTGAAAATCAAACCATTCGTGAACTGGCCCATCAAACCAACATGAGTCAGGCGACGGCAACCAGCATTCTGGACCGGCTGGAAAGCCGCGAATTTGTCGTCCGGGTCCGGGATCAAAAAGATAAAAGAAAAGTACACGCGATGCTGACTGACAGAGGCCGGGCCGTACTGACTGAAGCCCCGCAATTGATCCCTCAGGATTTTATTAATAATTTTCAATCACTTGAGCAATGGGAGCAAAACCTGATTCTGTCTTCGCTTAAACGCGTGGCAGCGATGACACAACCCGCCCCGAAAGACTGA
- the proX gene encoding glycine betaine/L-proline ABC transporter substrate-binding protein ProX, which yields MQHTWKTVLITGTLVSLSWSSLVQAEKLPGEGITVQPVQSTVAEETFQTLIVNKAMEALGYKVLPTKEVDYNVGYTSIANGDATYLAVGWFPLHEGKYRQAGGNDKFYVAGQYISNAAQGYLIDKKTAQQYKITNIGQLKDPAIAQLFDANGDGKADLSGCNPGWGCEGVIEHQLDAFGLRQTVTHNQGNYAAIIADTITRYKNGKPILYYTWTPYWVSGVLVPGKDVIWLEVPFSALPGARKNVDTTLANGKNYGFQMNAMKIVANRKFAEENPAAAKLFAVMKVDINDVSSENMMMSQGKNSQADIENHANSWIKAHQMMFDSWIKQAKDAAK from the coding sequence ATGCAACATACATGGAAGACTGTTCTCATTACCGGAACGCTGGTATCTCTGTCATGGAGTTCTCTGGTACAGGCAGAAAAATTACCCGGTGAAGGCATTACCGTCCAGCCGGTTCAGTCAACAGTCGCTGAAGAAACGTTCCAGACGCTGATTGTCAATAAAGCAATGGAAGCACTCGGATACAAAGTCCTGCCCACCAAAGAAGTTGATTACAATGTTGGTTATACATCAATCGCAAATGGCGATGCCACTTATCTCGCTGTCGGATGGTTTCCCCTCCACGAAGGGAAGTACCGGCAGGCTGGCGGTAACGACAAGTTTTATGTCGCCGGTCAATATATATCGAATGCGGCTCAGGGATATCTGATTGATAAAAAAACAGCGCAGCAATACAAGATTACCAATATCGGGCAGCTGAAAGATCCGGCTATCGCACAACTGTTTGATGCCAATGGTGACGGGAAAGCCGATTTGAGTGGCTGTAATCCGGGCTGGGGTTGCGAAGGGGTGATTGAACATCAGCTGGACGCATTTGGATTACGCCAAACAGTGACCCACAATCAGGGCAATTATGCCGCGATCATCGCTGATACGATCACCCGCTATAAAAATGGCAAACCAATCCTGTATTACACCTGGACACCATACTGGGTCAGTGGCGTTCTGGTTCCGGGCAAAGATGTGATCTGGCTGGAAGTCCCCTTCTCTGCCCTTCCCGGAGCCCGTAAAAACGTCGATACAACACTGGCAAATGGCAAAAACTATGGTTTCCAGATGAACGCAATGAAGATCGTCGCAAACAGGAAATTTGCCGAAGAGAACCCGGCTGCAGCTAAGTTATTTGCCGTCATGAAGGTCGATATTAATGATGTCAGCAGTGAAAACATGATGATGAGTCAGGGAAAAAACAGCCAGGCAGACATCGAAAATCATGCAAACAGCTGGATAAAAGCCCATCAGATGATGTTTGATTCCTGGATCAAACAGGCAAAGGATGCGGCAAAATAA